One genomic region from bacterium encodes:
- the eno gene encoding phosphopyruvate hydratase, whose protein sequence is MTEIIDIWAREILDSRGNPTVEVEVELECGEIGRAAVPSGASTGTYEALELRDGDKERYLGKGVLKAVDVVNDIIAPELEGEDATCQALIDQIMIDLDGTENKEKLGANAILGTSLAVAKAAALAVELPLYQYLGGVQAKTLPVPMLNILNGGKHADNPIDIQEFMIVPKGAECFSEGLRMSVETFHQLKKILNEKGYSTAVGDEGGFAPNISSTEEALKLILQAIEKAGYKPGEEIFLALDVAASELFEDDRYNFKGERKVMTSAELISYYKSLVEKYPIISIEDGFAEDDWDGWKNFTQELSGKIQIVGDDLFVTNPKRLSKGLGLGVANSILIKVNQIGTLTETLDVIELAKRAGYTTVISHRSGETEDTTIADIAVATNAGQIKTGAPSRTDRVAKYNQLLRIEEELGITGIYGNRQ, encoded by the coding sequence ATGACTGAAATTATAGACATTTGGGCAAGAGAGATCTTAGATTCGCGTGGTAATCCCACGGTTGAAGTAGAGGTAGAGTTAGAGTGTGGAGAAATTGGCAGAGCCGCAGTGCCTTCCGGTGCATCTACCGGAACTTATGAGGCGTTAGAATTAAGGGATGGCGACAAAGAAAGGTATTTAGGGAAAGGGGTACTAAAGGCCGTTGATGTAGTCAATGATATTATTGCCCCTGAGTTAGAAGGTGAAGATGCCACCTGCCAGGCATTGATTGACCAGATAATGATTGATTTAGATGGGACTGAAAATAAGGAAAAACTCGGGGCTAATGCCATTTTGGGAACTTCTTTAGCCGTAGCTAAAGCCGCCGCTTTAGCCGTAGAATTGCCTCTTTATCAATATTTAGGTGGTGTCCAGGCTAAAACATTACCCGTGCCTATGTTGAATATCTTGAATGGTGGCAAACATGCAGATAACCCAATTGATATTCAGGAATTTATGATTGTGCCCAAAGGAGCAGAATGTTTTTCAGAAGGATTACGAATGAGCGTGGAGACATTTCATCAATTAAAAAAGATTTTGAATGAAAAAGGCTATTCTACGGCTGTGGGTGATGAAGGAGGGTTTGCTCCTAATATCTCCTCAACCGAAGAGGCACTTAAACTTATCCTCCAGGCGATTGAAAAAGCAGGCTATAAACCCGGTGAGGAGATATTTTTAGCCCTGGATGTCGCCGCATCTGAACTATTTGAGGATGATAGATATAATTTTAAAGGCGAGAGAAAAGTGATGACCTCCGCAGAGCTTATTTCCTATTATAAATCATTAGTTGAGAAATATCCTATCATTTCCATAGAAGATGGCTTTGCGGAAGACGATTGGGATGGATGGAAAAACTTTACGCAGGAATTGAGTGGCAAAATTCAAATTGTTGGGGATGATTTATTTGTCACCAATCCGAAAAGATTATCTAAAGGACTAGGATTAGGTGTCGCTAATTCTATCTTGATTAAGGTCAATCAAATTGGGACATTAACCGAAACACTTGATGTCATAGAATTAGCAAAGCGGGCGGGTTATACCACGGTTATCTCTCATCGTTCGGGCGAAACAGAGGATACGACGATTGCCGATATTGCCGTGGCGACAAATGCCGGTCAGATAAAAACAGGTGCCCCATCTCGCACCGACCGCGTGGCTAAATATAACCAACTGCTACGCATAGAAGAAGAACTGGGAATTACTGGAATATATGGAAATAGACAGTAA